CTACACTCCAAAAAACCGTTCAACAGTAAGTCAGCCTAATCCAAGCTCAGCTGCTTTTGTTCTAGCAGCGCCCCTTGGAGCGGAGGAACCACCTTTTGGGGCTTATCGCTGGTTGCCCCCTGTCCTTGCAGACAGGCCAATCAGGAAGAGCATCTCTCAGCTCTCGCCCGTCAGCTAACTCCGTAGGCCTTGAGAGGAGACTGAAGGATCAGCATTTTGCCAATGCATTGATCGTCAGTGTCCCAAACCGGTATCGAAGACGGTTCGTTTCGCTGTACCTGTTTCGCCTCTGATACTGACATGCAAATCAATTTTGCTGCGATCGCCGTCGCAGGCCTTTCGGCTTGGCGGCGACTAAAACCGAGTTTGCTGCAAGAGACCGTTGTCCTGCCAGCGCTGGGCTTTGCGGGCGTTTTGGCCCTCTGGTGGGCGATCGCCCTTCTGCGTCCGGAGCTGATGCCCACGCCGCCGGAGGCCTTCGTCGCCAATCTGGACTATCTGCTGCATCCCTTCTATCGCCGGGGCCCCGGTGATGTGGGCATTGGCTGGCTGCTGCTGGCCAGCCTGCGGCGCGTGGTGCTGGGGTTCGGCTTGGCCACGCTGGTGGCGATTCCCCTGGGCTTTTTGGTGGGCATGTCCCGGCGCGCCATGCTGGCCCTCAATCCCCTAATTCAGATTTTCAAACCCGTCTCGCCCTTGGCCTGGCTGCCGATCGCCTTGGCCATTTTCAACCTGGCAGAACCCTCGGCTATCTTTGTAATTTTTATTACATCGCTATGGCCGACCATCATCAACACGGCCCTGGGCGTCTCCAGCGTCTCCCAGGACTACATCGACGTGGCCCGCGTCCTCGAAATGCCCCGCTGGCGGCAAATTACCAAAATTATTTGGCCTGCCAGCTTGCCCTACATTTTCACGGGTCTGCGCATTAGCTTGGGCATCGCGTGGCTGGTGATCGTAGCGGTAGAAATGCTCACCGGAGGGCTCGGCATCGGCTTTTTTGTCTGGGACGAGTGGAATCGCCTGAATCTCAATTCGGTGTTTCTCGCCATTGTGATTATCGGCGTGACGGGGCTGCTGCTGGACTACGCCGTGAGCCGGATCCAGGCGCTGGTGACCCATCGAGCCGTCGCCCGCAGCAATTTCTAGCTTCTAGCTTGCAAGCAATTCTTTCATCCCCTACGGGGGGCGATCGCGGACTGATCCGCTGCGCCTTCGGTTTCCTGAGCCTGTGGCTTTGCCGAGGAAATCAAGGCCTCCGCTTCCCGTTTTCACTTTTTGAGTTTTTGCCATGAATCATCGTCTTGTTAGCTCGATGAGCCGGCGGTCTTTCTTGAGCTTGATGGGGACAGCCGCCGCTGGGACTGCGCTGGCCTCCTGCGGCCCTCTGCTCAGCCGCAACCCTGACCCCGCCGACGTTGCCCAGGTGGAGCCGGTCGTCAACCCTGGGGATCTGGAGAAACCCAACCTCACCATCGGCTATGTGCCCGTCAATGACTGCGCGCCCTTCGCGATCGCCTGGAAAAAAGGCTTCTTTCGCAAATACGGCCTCACCGTCACCCTCAACCGCGAAGCGAGCTGGGCTACCTCCCGCGACGGCGTAATTTTTGGGCGGACCGACGCCGCCCCCGTCGTCTCCGGTGCTGTCACCAATGCCCGCATCGGGGCTGAGGGGGCGCGCCATGCCCCCCTGTGCGCCGCCATGACCATCCACCGCCATGGCAACGCCCTCACCTTCAACCGGGGCCTCTGGGACGCCGGGGTCCGCCCCTGGCGCGAATACAGCGGCAACCTAGAGGCCTTTGGGCAGGATCTGCGGCAGTACTTCTCGTCTCTGCCCACGGATCAGCGCGTTCTTGCTGTCGTTCTCAGCTCCTCGATCTACGAGTACTTTGTGCGCTACCTGACCGCTGCCGCAGGCCTCGACCCCAGCCGCGACTTCCGCATGATCGTGATTCCGCCGCCCCAGATGGTCAGCAATGTCCGCATTGGGGCGATGCAGGGCTACATGGTGGCCGAGCCGTGGAACAGCCGCGCCACCCGGCCCCTGGGCAAGGGGACTGAGGGCGTGGGCTTTACCTTTGCCCAGGGCAAGGAGCTGTGGCGAGGCCACCCAGACCGGCTGCTGGGGGTGATGGAGTCCTTCATTGAAGAAAATCCCAAAACCTATCGATCGCTGGTCAAGGCGCTGATCGAGGCTTGCCAGTACTGTGGTCGGCCCGAGAATCAGGCGGAGGTGGCCCGCATCGTGTCTGAGCGCTCCTTCACCGGTGCTAAGGAAATCTTTACCCGTCCGGCCCTGGTGGGCGAGTACCACTACGGCGGCTTTGACGGGGTCGAGCGGATCGATCGCACGGGAGACAGCACCCTCTTTTTTGACCTGCCGCCCGGCCTGAGCGACATTCCCGGCGATCACTCCACGTTTTTGTGGCAGTCCGAGAGCCTGTGGCTGGTCACCCAGGCGGCTCGCTGGGGCCAGATTTCGGAGATTCCGCGCGATGCCGAGGCGCTGGCCCGCAAGGCTTGGCGCAGCGACCTCTACCGGGAAATCGCCACCGAGATGGACATTCCCTGCCCTACGGAGGACTACAAGGTGGAGCCAGCTCAGGTCTTCATTGACCAAAAAGCGTTCGATCCGAGCGATCTGAGCGGCTATCTCAACAGTTTTGAGATTCGCGCCTCAGCGCCCCAGCAGTTTGGCCTGAGAACCACGCGCCTTTAGAGTTTTGACCCTTTGCAACTTGGCCGTTTTGCGACGTTTTTTGTTTTGCCGTTTTTGTTTTGGTGGAGGTCCCCATGACGAAATCTAGTTTGTCTACGCGCGATCGCGCTCAAAATGGAGCAGTGCATAACCCCGACGAGTTTCTGGTCATTGAGAATCTCATGAAGGCCTACCCCAAGCCCGGCGGGGGCCACCACGTGATCTTGGACAACGTGAATCTCACGGTGGGCGCGGATGAGTTTATTTCGGTGATCGGTCACTCGGGCTGCGGCAAGTCGACCCTGCTCAAAATCGTGGCGGGATTGGAGCAGGCCAGCAGCGGGCGGGTGACCCTAGAAGGGCGTCCCATTCGCAAGCCCGGCGCAGAGCGGATGATGGTGTTTCAGCACTATTCGCTGCTGCCGTGGCTGACGGTGCGGGAGAATATCCGGCTGGCG
This genomic stretch from Geitlerinema sp. PCC 7407 harbors:
- a CDS encoding CmpA/NrtA family ABC transporter substrate-binding protein, giving the protein MNHRLVSSMSRRSFLSLMGTAAAGTALASCGPLLSRNPDPADVAQVEPVVNPGDLEKPNLTIGYVPVNDCAPFAIAWKKGFFRKYGLTVTLNREASWATSRDGVIFGRTDAAPVVSGAVTNARIGAEGARHAPLCAAMTIHRHGNALTFNRGLWDAGVRPWREYSGNLEAFGQDLRQYFSSLPTDQRVLAVVLSSSIYEYFVRYLTAAAGLDPSRDFRMIVIPPPQMVSNVRIGAMQGYMVAEPWNSRATRPLGKGTEGVGFTFAQGKELWRGHPDRLLGVMESFIEENPKTYRSLVKALIEACQYCGRPENQAEVARIVSERSFTGAKEIFTRPALVGEYHYGGFDGVERIDRTGDSTLFFDLPPGLSDIPGDHSTFLWQSESLWLVTQAARWGQISEIPRDAEALARKAWRSDLYREIATEMDIPCPTEDYKVEPAQVFIDQKAFDPSDLSGYLNSFEIRASAPQQFGLRTTRL
- the ntrB gene encoding nitrate ABC transporter permease; its protein translation is MQINFAAIAVAGLSAWRRLKPSLLQETVVLPALGFAGVLALWWAIALLRPELMPTPPEAFVANLDYLLHPFYRRGPGDVGIGWLLLASLRRVVLGFGLATLVAIPLGFLVGMSRRAMLALNPLIQIFKPVSPLAWLPIALAIFNLAEPSAIFVIFITSLWPTIINTALGVSSVSQDYIDVARVLEMPRWRQITKIIWPASLPYIFTGLRISLGIAWLVIVAVEMLTGGLGIGFFVWDEWNRLNLNSVFLAIVIIGVTGLLLDYAVSRIQALVTHRAVARSNF